One genomic region from Campylobacter concisus encodes:
- a CDS encoding ABC transporter substrate-binding protein, translated as MKKILLVFFLLFGTLSYANENAVVVAIEEQTPRINPLYDEDHDPTLSLVFSGLTSHDENSHVVPELTKSWQVSNDGLEYIFELRDDAFWHDGVKFSSKDVKFTIEAAQDKKLNAPAISNYEVVKSVEILGDYKVKITLNEPFPPFLDALSFGVLPEHILKGKDISTDKFNEAPVGTGAYKLVKWKKDESLEFAANEKFYKGEPKIKKVFFKIVGDENLRLVGLKSGEIDVALISPTGVNFIKDDKKLSLLKFKSADYRALMFNFENPIFQDKNVRIALNYAVNKDEIVKNLFHGYASVANNPIEKSFANDGEFKFSYDPQKARELLEKSGFKKNKAGFFEKDGKELGFDIYAFNNDILRVNLAKILSSELNKFGVRAKAYAKPRTAFSISEVDSFIIGWGSPFDPDFHTYRIFGGFADIDLNENGWNFSHYKDANVDLALKNARYTKDVELRKKYYKEFLKALFENPPYIFIAYLDYPLAFNNKISGIKTQILGHHGAGFLWNIREWQVK; from the coding sequence ATGAAGAAAATTTTGCTTGTCTTTTTTTTGTTGTTTGGTACTCTTTCTTATGCAAATGAAAATGCCGTTGTGGTCGCTATCGAGGAGCAAACACCTCGTATAAATCCACTTTACGACGAGGATCACGATCCTACGCTTTCGTTGGTTTTCTCTGGCCTTACAAGCCACGATGAAAATAGCCATGTCGTGCCAGAGCTTACGAAGTCTTGGCAAGTAAGCAACGATGGGTTGGAGTATATTTTTGAGCTAAGAGATGATGCCTTTTGGCATGACGGGGTAAAATTTAGCTCAAAAGATGTGAAATTTACCATTGAAGCGGCTCAAGATAAGAAGCTAAACGCGCCTGCTATCTCAAATTATGAAGTCGTAAAAAGCGTTGAAATTTTAGGCGATTACAAAGTAAAGATTACGCTTAATGAGCCGTTTCCGCCATTTCTTGACGCACTTAGTTTTGGTGTTTTGCCTGAGCACATTTTAAAGGGCAAAGATATCTCAACCGATAAATTTAATGAGGCTCCAGTAGGAACTGGCGCATACAAGCTTGTAAAGTGGAAAAAAGATGAGAGCTTGGAATTCGCGGCAAATGAGAAATTTTACAAGGGTGAGCCAAAGATAAAAAAGGTATTTTTTAAAATTGTTGGTGATGAAAATTTAAGGCTCGTTGGGCTTAAAAGTGGTGAGATAGACGTTGCTCTCATTTCTCCAACTGGCGTAAATTTTATAAAAGATGATAAAAAATTAAGCCTGCTTAAATTTAAAAGTGCGGATTATCGGGCATTGATGTTTAACTTTGAAAATCCTATCTTTCAAGATAAAAATGTAAGGATAGCCCTAAATTACGCGGTAAATAAAGATGAAATAGTTAAAAATTTATTTCACGGATATGCAAGTGTGGCGAACAATCCGATAGAAAAAAGCTTTGCAAACGACGGCGAGTTTAAATTTAGCTACGATCCGCAAAAGGCTAGGGAGCTGCTTGAAAAAAGCGGCTTTAAGAAAAACAAGGCTGGCTTTTTTGAAAAGGACGGCAAAGAGCTTGGCTTCGATATCTACGCCTTTAATAACGACATTTTAAGGGTCAATCTAGCCAAAATTTTAAGCAGCGAGCTAAATAAATTTGGCGTGAGAGCCAAAGCCTACGCAAAGCCAAGAACAGCCTTTAGCATAAGCGAGGTTGATAGCTTTATTATTGGCTGGGGAAGCCCATTTGATCCAGACTTTCACACATATAGAATTTTTGGCGGATTTGCCGACATCGATCTCAATGAAAATGGCTGGAATTTTAGCCACTACAAGGACGCAAACGTCGATCTTGCCCTAAAAAACGCAAGATATACAAAGGACGTGGAGCTTAGAAAAAAATACTACAAAGAATTTCTAAAAGCGCTTTTTGAAAATCCACCTTACATTTTTATAGCCTATCTTGACTATCCGCTTGCCTTTAACAACAAAATTTCAGGCATAAAGACGCAAATTTTAGGCCACCATGGGGCTGGATTTTTATGGAACATAAGAGAGTGGCAAGTAAAATAG
- a CDS encoding ABC transporter permease → MFRAILKTAISSLGLLFFISFFLFLLIYFLPGNVTDAMFLRSEAVSVAVKEQILENLGLKDNFFVQYFRWLAHFVTGDFGTSFVSGASIFLLIKERLLNSLILFFASFFLIVFLSFFLGLLSAIYKNKFADIFINFSSFLLASLPHFYIALVLIAIFSVYLNVLPSSGANELGSSGVGAKFIILPTLAIILPHLGANVKFVRDRLNQSLNADFIQTAHARGLGRGKIYLFAIKHASTDIVYYFATLVAGVFAGSYVIESIFSFPGIGKLSLDAVIAKDYPVALATILLTAVFVVFANLLAKIFAILADKRNL, encoded by the coding sequence TTGTTTAGAGCCATTTTAAAAACAGCGATCTCAAGCCTTGGGTTGCTGTTTTTTATCTCATTTTTTCTATTTTTGCTCATATATTTTTTGCCAGGCAATGTCACTGATGCGATGTTTTTGCGAAGTGAGGCGGTGAGCGTGGCTGTAAAAGAGCAAATTTTAGAAAATTTGGGGCTAAAAGATAACTTTTTCGTGCAGTATTTTAGATGGCTGGCTCACTTTGTCACGGGGGACTTTGGCACTAGCTTTGTAAGTGGAGCAAGCATTTTTTTACTCATTAAAGAGAGACTTTTAAACTCGCTTATTTTGTTTTTTGCTTCGTTTTTTCTGATAGTTTTTTTGTCATTTTTCTTGGGACTTTTAAGCGCCATTTATAAGAATAAATTTGCCGATATCTTTATAAATTTTAGCTCCTTTTTGCTAGCTTCATTGCCACATTTTTACATCGCACTTGTGCTAATAGCGATCTTTAGCGTCTATCTAAACGTGCTGCCAAGCTCTGGCGCAAACGAGCTAGGATCTAGCGGAGTAGGAGCAAAATTTATCATCTTGCCAACGCTTGCCATCATATTGCCACACCTTGGCGCAAACGTGAAATTTGTAAGAGACAGGCTAAATCAAAGCCTAAATGCTGATTTTATTCAGACAGCTCACGCTAGAGGCTTGGGGCGTGGCAAAATTTATCTCTTTGCGATAAAGCACGCAAGCACCGATATAGTCTATTATTTTGCCACACTTGTGGCTGGCGTTTTTGCTGGCTCATACGTCATTGAGAGCATTTTTTCATTTCCTGGCATAGGCAAGCTTAGCCTTGATGCGGTCATCGCCAAAGACTATCCAGTTGCACTTGCGACCATTTTGCTAACGGCTGTTTTTGTCGTTTTTGCAAATTTACTGGCTAAAATTTTTGCCATCTTGGCAGATAAGAGAAATTTATGA
- a CDS encoding ABC transporter permease, whose translation MRKVIFFLACFVFLALVTFAFVTPFFSKFDPNFTDFMAVNLAPSSEHIFGTDILGRDNLIRVAYALKNSLIILLLAGFLTTLFSLIYAYLGTSKSRVCESLFDKGLDAFLSIPNIVFIMLFSSFSSGDLLITSFIIAICSFMQGAKVFMQNFRLNKKCDYAEQAVINGASKFSLICFEILPNLKHLIVSIFGINAINAVVMEATLGFFGVGSDANKISLGIMLNESKEALFLGSWWMVLFPGVTLFLLILATSIITSNSKNGNIKI comes from the coding sequence ATGAGAAAAGTCATATTTTTCCTAGCCTGTTTTGTCTTTTTAGCTCTTGTCACATTTGCCTTTGTTACGCCATTTTTTTCTAAATTTGATCCAAATTTCACTGACTTTATGGCGGTAAATTTAGCCCCAAGTAGCGAACATATCTTTGGCACTGACATCCTAGGCAGGGACAATCTCATAAGAGTGGCCTACGCGCTTAAAAACTCGCTTATTATCTTGCTTTTAGCTGGCTTTTTAACGACGCTTTTCTCGCTCATCTACGCATATCTTGGCACAAGCAAGAGCAGAGTTTGTGAGAGCCTTTTTGACAAGGGACTTGATGCATTTTTAAGCATCCCAAACATCGTTTTTATCATGCTTTTTAGCTCATTTAGTAGCGGAGATCTACTTATCACCTCTTTTATCATCGCCATTTGCTCGTTTATGCAGGGCGCAAAAGTTTTTATGCAAAATTTTAGACTTAATAAAAAGTGCGACTACGCCGAGCAGGCCGTGATAAATGGGGCTAGCAAATTTAGCCTTATCTGCTTTGAAATTTTGCCAAATTTAAAGCATCTAATAGTTAGTATCTTTGGCATAAACGCGATAAACGCAGTCGTCATGGAGGCCACGCTTGGCTTTTTTGGCGTGGGTAGCGACGCAAATAAAATAAGCCTTGGCATCATGCTAAATGAGAGCAAAGAGGCACTTTTTCTTGGCTCTTGGTGGATGGTGCTTTTCCCTGGTGTGACGCTCTTTTTGCTCATCCTTGCAACCTCGATCATCACGTCAAATTCAAAAAATGGCAATATAAAAATATGA
- a CDS encoding ATP-binding cassette domain-containing protein, producing MIEIKNLNVFYKDKKLLRELDFAMSEGKFIGITGASGSGKSLFAKSLIRLFDDDFRVRADKFSIYKKDILKLSQNELKEHRKKVAALVFQNSVASLHPLLNVGDHFNAYLSGDNKSNKELAFAYFREFGLGNANLIWHKYSYELSGGEASRVQIALALCLKPKILICDEITSGLDSISGSHVAGILESLKGKMSVVFISHDEALTNYLSDEIWQMRDGRLNLKENA from the coding sequence ATGATAGAGATTAAAAATTTAAACGTTTTTTATAAGGATAAGAAGCTTTTGCGTGAGCTTGATTTTGCCATGAGTGAGGGTAAATTTATAGGTATCACGGGTGCAAGTGGCAGTGGCAAATCGCTCTTTGCAAAGAGCTTAATAAGGCTTTTTGATGATGATTTTAGAGTGAGAGCGGATAAATTTAGCATTTATAAAAAAGATATCTTAAAACTTAGCCAAAATGAGCTAAAAGAGCACCGAAAAAAGGTCGCTGCGCTCGTTTTTCAAAACTCCGTTGCAAGCCTTCATCCGCTCTTAAACGTGGGTGATCACTTTAATGCCTATCTTAGCGGCGATAATAAATCAAATAAAGAGCTTGCATTTGCTTATTTTAGGGAGTTTGGGCTGGGTAATGCCAATCTCATCTGGCACAAATACTCATACGAGCTAAGTGGCGGCGAGGCGAGCCGTGTGCAGATCGCTCTGGCGCTTTGCCTGAAGCCAAAAATTTTAATCTGCGATGAGATAACAAGCGGGCTTGATAGCATTAGCGGTAGCCACGTGGCGGGCATCTTGGAGAGTTTAAAGGGCAAGATGAGCGTCGTTTTTATCTCGCACGATGAGGCGCTAACAAACTATCTTAGTGATGAAATTTGGCAGATGAGAGATGGGCGGCTAAATTTAAAGGAAAATGCGTGA
- a CDS encoding ATP-binding cassette domain-containing protein has product MKIRLENVSKSLSFKEHFNARAEVLHLLEGISCELDDGENLAILGQSGSGKSTLAKLISFSEPKSGGKIYINNEEITDKNELKKDIRYILQNQKQALNPALKVKTAIAHVRSYLKLSFSENELKELLINLNLKDEILEKYPSQLSGGEATRVGILLALLSKPKILICDEITSGLDNETKQKIINLLLSLDEKISIIFITHDILSAMKIAQKVLIIEAGKQVAWGKFEDLISQNVLKKYLNAAKIYKNNL; this is encoded by the coding sequence GTGAAAATCAGGCTTGAAAACGTCTCAAAAAGTTTAAGCTTTAAGGAGCATTTTAACGCTAGAGCTGAAGTGCTGCACCTTTTAGAGGGGATAAGTTGCGAGCTTGATGATGGCGAAAATTTAGCCATTTTGGGGCAAAGTGGCAGTGGCAAAAGCACGCTTGCAAAGCTCATATCATTTAGCGAGCCAAAAAGTGGGGGCAAAATTTATATAAATAATGAAGAGATCACAGACAAAAATGAGCTCAAAAAAGATATCAGATATATCTTGCAAAACCAAAAACAAGCCCTAAATCCAGCGCTAAAAGTAAAAACCGCCATCGCTCATGTGAGGTCGTATCTTAAGCTTAGCTTTAGCGAAAACGAGCTCAAAGAGCTTTTAATAAATTTAAATTTAAAAGATGAAATTTTAGAAAAATATCCATCTCAGCTAAGTGGCGGCGAGGCGACGAGGGTCGGGATACTGCTAGCGCTTCTTTCAAAGCCAAAAATCTTAATCTGCGATGAGATAACAAGCGGACTTGACAACGAGACGAAGCAAAAGATCATAAATTTGCTTTTAAGCTTAGATGAAAAGATCAGCATAATTTTTATCACGCACGATATTTTAAGTGCGATGAAGATAGCACAAAAAGTGCTAATAATCGAGGCTGGCAAGCAGGTGGCGTGGGGTAAATTTGAAGATCTCATAAGCCAAAATGTCCTTAAAAAATACCTCAATGCTGCAAAAATTTATAAAAATAATCTTTGA
- a CDS encoding epoxyqueuosine reductase QueH, which produces MLVHICCSVDSHYFLQRLRKDYPNERIVGYFYDPNIHPYSEFLLRFEDVKRSCEKLGIELICGEYDYEAWLGGTKGLEDEPEKGKRCEYCFDFRMKDSAKKALELGLSKITTTLLMSPKKDFSQLKKALDEAVAGSNLEAVAVDYRKNGGTSEQFILAKKDKLYHQNYCGCVFALKKQRDSQNLPQSELMSELHARALYGSIEARLELYKKVRICEARGEKFHIFRRRFLNYRLLRASVKFEAVVVPSYFVLYSGFKRENLKLNVERDCEMDDELKEGVVFMSLNRFNKFTNSNFASIDELCKRPLELSDEMKFRRDISGEFSQNPIIILDEIKKGSYEIYAKAVFYYDSEEILVLEH; this is translated from the coding sequence TTGCTAGTTCATATCTGCTGCTCGGTCGATAGCCACTACTTTTTACAGCGCCTACGAAAAGACTATCCAAATGAACGAATAGTAGGCTATTTTTACGATCCAAACATACATCCATATAGCGAATTTTTACTGCGTTTTGAGGACGTGAAGCGAAGCTGCGAGAAGCTAGGTATCGAGCTAATATGTGGCGAATACGACTACGAAGCGTGGCTTGGTGGCACAAAGGGGCTTGAAGATGAGCCAGAAAAGGGCAAAAGGTGCGAATACTGCTTTGATTTTCGTATGAAAGACTCTGCTAAAAAGGCGCTTGAGCTAGGACTTAGTAAGATCACGACAACGCTTTTGATGAGCCCAAAAAAGGACTTTTCTCAGCTTAAAAAGGCGCTTGATGAGGCGGTGGCTGGCTCAAATTTAGAGGCGGTTGCGGTTGATTATAGAAAAAATGGTGGCACAAGCGAGCAGTTTATCCTCGCTAAAAAAGACAAGCTCTATCACCAAAACTACTGCGGCTGCGTCTTTGCGCTAAAAAAACAGCGCGACTCTCAAAATTTGCCCCAAAGTGAGCTAATGAGCGAGCTGCACGCAAGGGCACTTTATGGCAGCATTGAAGCTAGGCTTGAGCTTTACAAAAAGGTGCGCATTTGCGAGGCGAGAGGTGAGAAATTTCACATTTTTAGAAGGCGATTTTTAAACTACAGACTTTTGCGCGCTAGTGTTAAATTTGAAGCAGTTGTGGTGCCAAGCTACTTTGTGCTCTACTCTGGCTTTAAAAGAGAGAATTTAAAGCTAAATGTGGAGCGCGACTGCGAAATGGACGATGAGCTAAAAGAGGGCGTGGTTTTTATGAGCTTAAATCGATTTAATAAATTTACAAATAGTAATTTTGCAAGCATAGATGAGCTTTGCAAAAGACCGCTTGAGCTTAGTGATGAGATGAAATTTCGTCGCGATATAAGTGGGGAATTTTCACAAAATCCTATTATCATTTTAGATGAGATCAAAAAGGGTAGCTACGAAATTTATGCAAAGGCTGTTTTTTATTATGACAGCGAAGAAATTTTGGTTTTAGAGCACTAA
- the fabZ gene encoding 3-hydroxyacyl-ACP dehydratase FabZ, producing the protein MIDVVEIQKILPHRFPFLLIDRVVELEPAKNIVAYKNVTIGEPIFQGHFPGHPIYPGVMIIEGMAQAGGVLAFKSMSDEHQAGIENKVVYFMSIDGAKFRHPVRPGDRLEYRLNVLKHKGNIWVLEGKAYVDEVLCAEAELKAMIVDK; encoded by the coding sequence GTGATAGACGTCGTAGAAATTCAAAAAATTCTCCCACATAGATTTCCATTTTTACTTATAGATAGAGTTGTTGAGCTAGAGCCAGCTAAAAACATCGTTGCTTATAAAAATGTAACCATTGGTGAGCCGATATTTCAGGGGCATTTCCCAGGTCACCCAATATATCCTGGTGTTATGATAATCGAAGGCATGGCGCAAGCTGGCGGCGTGCTAGCGTTTAAGAGCATGAGCGACGAGCACCAAGCTGGTATCGAGAATAAAGTGGTCTATTTTATGAGTATAGACGGAGCAAAATTTCGCCATCCTGTCCGCCCTGGAGATAGACTAGAGTATAGACTAAATGTGCTAAAACACAAAGGAAATATCTGGGTACTTGAAGGCAAAGCATACGTCGATGAAGTACTTTGTGCCGAAGCTGAACTAAAAGCGATGATAGTCGATAAATAG
- the lpxA gene encoding acyl-ACP--UDP-N-acetylglucosamine O-acyltransferase, whose protein sequence is MKNIHQTAVIEDGAIIGDDANIEAYAFVSKDAVLGNNVTIKQGARVLGKTKIGDNSRVFSYAIVGDIPQDISYKDEVDTGVIIGEHATIREFCTINSGTHKGDGITRIGDNAFIMAYSHIAHDCIIGSNVILANNATLAGHVELGDYAVVGGLTPIHQFVRVGESCMVAGASALSQDVVPFCLAEGNRAYIRSLNLVGIRRRFDKEQVEELVRAYKFLFNQGISLKDQANELIAKTSDENVKKMCKFILETTRGIPLAKGRD, encoded by the coding sequence ATGAAAAACATCCACCAAACAGCTGTAATAGAAGATGGAGCGATAATCGGAGATGACGCAAACATCGAGGCCTATGCATTTGTTAGCAAAGATGCAGTCCTTGGCAACAATGTCACGATAAAGCAAGGCGCAAGAGTGCTTGGCAAGACCAAGATTGGCGATAACTCTCGTGTATTTAGCTACGCGATAGTAGGTGACATCCCACAAGATATTAGTTATAAAGATGAGGTCGATACTGGTGTCATTATCGGTGAGCACGCAACTATACGTGAGTTTTGCACGATAAATTCTGGTACACACAAGGGTGATGGCATAACAAGGATCGGCGATAATGCTTTTATCATGGCGTATTCTCACATTGCACACGACTGCATAATAGGCAGTAACGTCATTTTGGCAAATAACGCAACTCTAGCAGGCCACGTCGAGCTTGGCGACTACGCTGTTGTAGGCGGCCTTACACCTATTCACCAGTTTGTTAGAGTGGGTGAGAGCTGCATGGTCGCAGGGGCTAGTGCGCTCAGCCAAGATGTAGTGCCATTTTGCCTAGCTGAGGGCAACAGAGCCTATATAAGAAGCTTAAATTTAGTTGGCATTAGGCGTAGATTTGACAAAGAGCAGGTTGAAGAGCTTGTTCGCGCTTATAAATTTTTGTTTAATCAAGGCATCAGCCTAAAAGATCAAGCAAACGAGCTGATCGCAAAAACCAGCGACGAAAATGTTAAAAAAATGTGTAAATTTATATTAGAAACGACAAGAGGAATTCCACTTGCAAAAGGAAGAGATTAA